A genomic stretch from Lathyrus oleraceus cultivar Zhongwan6 chromosome 2, CAAS_Psat_ZW6_1.0, whole genome shotgun sequence includes:
- the LOC127122969 gene encoding glycogen synthase kinase-3 homolog MsK-1-like: protein MTEVNKALEQNIEHLKDVSCSNIALKDELYLNLVLEYVPETVHRVIKHYNNSLAQYYDPPLRCFTFVDFQLAPTLEEVERIVGLKLKDFNPFPKLEEEAGPKKITSALSINVPTVLNNWVEKGGCEGFAAMFLEDLALEFKKKGNWNAFYVVLALLIHGVVLFPNVEKFVDQVAIEVFLSGNPVPFLLADIYHALHARHEKRGGTLLCCAPLLYT, encoded by the exons ATGACTGAAGTAAACAAGGCACTTGAACAAAATATTGAGCATCTAAAGGATGTTAGTTGCTCTAATATCGCATTGAAGGATGAACTATACCTTAATTTGGTACTTGAGTATGTTCCTGAAACAGTTCATCGTGTCATTAAGCATTACAACAA CTCTTTGGCACAAtattatgatccacctctacgttgtTTCACATTCGTTGATTTCCAActagctcctactttggaagaagttGAGAGAATCGTGGGTCTCAAATTGAAGGATTTCAATCCATTTCCAAAGCTCGAAGAAGAAGCGGGCCCAAAGAAGATAACTTCAGCCCTAAGTATCAATGTCCCGACTGTTCTAAACAATTGGGTTGAAAAAGGAGGTTGCGAAGGTTTTGCCGCGATGTTTTTGGAAGATTTAGCTCTGGAGTTCAAGAAAAAGGGAAATTGGAATGCATTTTATGTTGTGTTGGCTTTATTGATCCATGGGGTTGTGCTATTCccaaatgttgaaaaatttgtggatcAGGTAGCCATAGAAGTCTTTCTCTCTGGCAATCCCGTACCATTTCTCTTAGCTGACATTTACCATGCCCTTCACGCTCGACATGAAAAGAGGGGTGGAACTTTGTTGTGCTGTGCTCCTTTGCTTTATACTTAG